TACGGCGTGGACGAAGTGGAAAAACTGCTCGATTCCTGCCATGCGCTGATGAATTACGGTGTCGATCGCTATAAGCGCCCGCAAAAAATCTCATTGCAGGAGGAGAAAGCCCGGCAGAAAAGCCGCGAAGAGTATCTGCAAAGCCAGGTGAACATGCTGTGGCGCACGCTGCCAAAACGCGAAGAAGAGATAACCATCGCCGAAGCGCGTCGCTACCCCGCTGAGCCGCAGGAAAACCTGCTCTATTTTATGGAGAAGAATGCGCCATTGCTGGAGCCATGGCAGCGCGAGATCTTGCGCATTGTACGCAAGGTCAGCCAGTATTTTTATCCGCAGAAACAGACCCAGGTGATGAACGAAGGCTGGGCGACGTTCTGGCACTACACCATCCTTAACCACTTGTATGACGAAGGCAAAGTGACCGACAGGTTTATGCTTGAGTTCCTGCACAGCCATACCAATGTGGTGTTCCAGCCGCCCTATAACAGCCCTTGGTACAGCGGCATCAACCCATATGCGCTGGGCTTTGCCATGTTCCAGGATATTAAGCGGATTTGCCAGTCGCCCACGGAAGAAGATCGTTATTGGTTCCCGGATATCGCCGGTTCGGACTGGCTGGAAACCGTGCATTTCGCTATGCGCGACTTCAAAGATGAGAGTTTTATCAGCCAGTTTATGTCGCCGAAAATCATGCGTGATTTCCGCTTCTTCACCGTGCTGGATGACGATCGCAACAATTATCTGGAAATTAGCGCCATTCATAACGAAGAGGGTTATCGGGAAATCCGCTCGAAACTCTCCTCGCAATACAATCTCAGTAACCTTGAACCGAACATTCAGGTGTGGAATGTGGATTTGCGCGGCGACCGTTCGCTGACGCTGCGTTACATCCCGCACAACCGTGCACCGTTGGATAAAGGCCGCCGCGAAGTGCTCAAACATGTGCACCGTCTGTGGGGGTTTGATGTGTTACTGGAGCAGCAAAATGAAGATGGCAGCGTCGAGTTGCTGGATCGCTGCCCTTCGCGCACAAATAGCCTGTAACGAAAAAGCCCTCTGGTTGCAGAGGGCTTTTTTATGCTTACCGGCTCTGGAGCGCTAAATCCCCGGGCATCGTTTTCTGCATGCGGTGCCAAATCTCGCCGCTTTCGTGGCCGTAGCGACGCACCAGTTCGTAAACCTTATCGTGCTGCGCATGCTCGCACACTTCCGCCAGTTGATGATAGAAGCCGAGCGCCAGGCTGCGGGCTTCAGGGCTGGAGAAGTAATGGCGGCCAATGCGGGTATACAGCCCTTTCATCCCGTTCAGAATCAGACCATAGATCGGGTTGCCGGAGGCGAATGCCAGGCCACGGAAAATGCTGTAGTCCAGCTCAGCAAACGCGTCGGCATGGTCTTCCACTTCACGCGCGCTGGCCAGTACTTTTAAGGCATCCTCGGGATGCTGACGAAACGCCGTACGAATGAAGATGGTGGAAATATTGGTGCGAACGGACAAAAGATTGTCGATCAGTTGCGGAACACTTTCGTGATCCAGCCGCGCCAGCGTTTCCAGGATATTCAGCCCCGACGTTTCCCAGAAATTGTTCACTTTCGTCGGCTTGCCGTGCTGAATCGTCAGCCAGCCATCGCGAGCAAGACGCTGCAAAACCTCACGTAGTGTGGTGCGTGTGACGCCAATCAGCTCAGATAGCTCGCGCTCGGCAGGAAGGATCGAACCCGGAGGAAAGCGACAATTCCATATA
The nucleotide sequence above comes from Kosakonia sp. H02. Encoded proteins:
- a CDS encoding SpoVR family protein yields the protein MATIDSMNQDSIRLSDGPDWTFDLLDVYLAEIDRVAKLYRLDTYPHQIEVITSEQMMDAYSSVGMPINYPHWSFGKKFIETERLYKHGQQGLAYEIVINSNPCIAYLMEENTITMQALVMAHACYGHNSFFKNNYLFRSWTDASSIVDYLIFARKYITDCEERYGVDEVEKLLDSCHALMNYGVDRYKRPQKISLQEEKARQKSREEYLQSQVNMLWRTLPKREEEITIAEARRYPAEPQENLLYFMEKNAPLLEPWQREILRIVRKVSQYFYPQKQTQVMNEGWATFWHYTILNHLYDEGKVTDRFMLEFLHSHTNVVFQPPYNSPWYSGINPYALGFAMFQDIKRICQSPTEEDRYWFPDIAGSDWLETVHFAMRDFKDESFISQFMSPKIMRDFRFFTVLDDDRNNYLEISAIHNEEGYREIRSKLSSQYNLSNLEPNIQVWNVDLRGDRSLTLRYIPHNRAPLDKGRREVLKHVHRLWGFDVLLEQQNEDGSVELLDRCPSRTNSL
- the fadR gene encoding fatty acid metabolism transcriptional regulator FadR translates to MVIKAQSPAGFAEEYIIESIWNCRFPPGSILPAERELSELIGVTRTTLREVLQRLARDGWLTIQHGKPTKVNNFWETSGLNILETLARLDHESVPQLIDNLLSVRTNISTIFIRTAFRQHPEDALKVLASAREVEDHADAFAELDYSIFRGLAFASGNPIYGLILNGMKGLYTRIGRHYFSSPEARSLALGFYHQLAEVCEHAQHDKVYELVRRYGHESGEIWHRMQKTMPGDLALQSR